A window of the Oncorhynchus kisutch isolate 150728-3 linkage group LG12, Okis_V2, whole genome shotgun sequence genome harbors these coding sequences:
- the LOC109900386 gene encoding C-C chemokine receptor type 6-like codes for MDGTNYSESTNGITEDYGEMEYVEPCQMTKNNRVERVVRLYIHSVICILGLLGNILVIVTYAFYKKAKSMTDVYLLNVAIADMLFVAALPLIIYNEQSDWAMGMVACKILRGAYSVNLYSGMLLLACISTDRYIAIVQARRSFRLRSFTLLYSRIICATVWSLALLLSVPTFVYYERYVPAHSFYNVSEYGYSDYSNAMTPVGLKNPISSESESDSVVCNFRFPDNATARQMKVLVPSTQMAVGFFLPLLVMGFCYASIIFTLLRVKNFQRHKAVRVVLAVVGVFIACHLPYNAALLYDTVHMFKPQWCWVMDNTQVAKTVTETVAYLHCCLNPVLYAFIGVRFRNHFKKIVEDVWRVGKRVMNVRRFSRVKSEIYVSTARTTVDGSSTDNASSFTM; via the coding sequence ATGGATGGTACAAATTATAGTGAGTCAACAAATGGCATTACAGAGGACTATGGTGAGATGGAATATGTGGAGCCATGTCAAATGACAAAAAACAACCGTGTGGAGAGAGTGGTGCGACTCTACATCCACTCTGTCATCTGCATCCTGGGTTTACTGGGCAACATCCTGGTGATCGTCACCTACGCTTTCTACAAGAAGGCCAAGTCCATGACGGACGTCTACCTTCTGAACGTGGCCATAGCCGACATGCTGTTTGTGGCGGCTCTGCCCCTGATCATCTACAATGAGCAGAGTGACTGGGCCATGGGGATGGTGGCCTGTAAGATTCTCAGAGGGGCCTACAGCGTCAACCTGTACAGTGGTATGCTGCTTTTAGCCTGTATTAGCACCGACCGGTACATCGCTATTGTCCAGGCCCGCCGCTCCTTCAGGCTCCGctccttcactctcctctacAGCCGCATCATCTGTGCTACAGTCTGGAGCCTGgccctgctcctctctgtccccaccttTGTCTACTACGAGCGTTATGTGCCTGCACACAGCTTCTACAATGTAAGTGAGTATGGATATTCTGATTATAGCAATGCTATGACACCCGTTGGTCTGAAGAACCCTATATcctcagagtcagagtcagactCTGTGGTTTGCAACTTCAGGTTCCCGGACAACGCCACGGCCCGCCAGATGAAGGTCCTGGTCCCCAGCACCCAGATGGCAGTGGGCTTCTTCTTGCCTCTGTTGGTCATGGGCTTCTGCTACGCCAGCATCATCTTCACCTTGCTGCGCGTCAAGAACTTCCAGAGACATAAGGCGGTGCGCGTGGTGCTGGCCGTTGTGGGGGTGTTCATTGCCTGTCATCTACCCTATAACGCCGCCCTGCTCTACGACACGGTCCATATGTTCAAGCCCCAGTGGTGCTGGGTGATGGACAACACCCAAGTGGCCAAGACCGTGACGGAGACGGTGGCCTACCTGCACTGCTGCCTTAACCCAGTGCTGTATGCCTTCATCGGGGTGAGGTTCAGGAACCACTTCAAGAAGATTGTGGAGGATGTGTGGCGCGTGGGGAAGAGGGTCATGAACGTCCGACGCTTCTCCAGGGTCAAGTCCGAGATCTACGTCTCCACCGCCCGCACGACTGTGGACGGGTCCTCTACCGACAACGCATCCTCTTTCACCATGTGA